A region of Peromyscus maniculatus bairdii isolate BWxNUB_F1_BW_parent chromosome 7, HU_Pman_BW_mat_3.1, whole genome shotgun sequence DNA encodes the following proteins:
- the Uba7 gene encoding ubiquitin-like modifier-activating enzyme 7 isoform X1: MDGELYSRQLYVLGLPAMQRIRGANVLLSGLRGLGAEVAKNLVLMGVGSLTLHDPHPTCWADLAAQFFLSEESLGRSRAEASHALLAQLNEAVQISVHTGDITEDLLLAFQVVVLTDSELEEQLKVGAFCHKHGVHFLVAETRGLVGRLFCDFGEDFIVEDPTEVEPVTAAIQDISQGLPGIVTLRGDTNRHPFNDGDLVTFSGIEGMVELNSCSPQPVRVQKDGSLEIGDTTAFSRYLRGGVVTEVKMPKTVRHKSLDIALLQPRVVVQNSQELQRAHCLHRAFHALHKFQQLHGRLPKPWDPVDAEAVVGLAQSLEPLKGTKEESLDEALLRRIALSSAGTLSPMAAILGGVAAQEVLKAISRKFMPLDQWLYFDALECLPEDEALLPNPEDCRLRNCRYDGQIAVFGTGFQEKLSCQHYLLVGAGAIGCEMLKGFALVGLGVGANGGVTVADMDHIERSNLSRQFLFRPQDIGRPKAEVAVTAAQRLNPDLNVTSCTYPLDPTTEHIYGDDFFSRVDGVVAALDSFEARHYVAARCTHYLRPLLEAGTRGTRGSASVFVPNVTDAYKGPASAAASEGASYPLCTLRYFPSTVEHILQWARDEFEGLFRQSAETINCYQETGTSVLAMDRTTLLRQVMGVLKMRPRTWQDCVAWALGHWQLCFHDGIVELLRHLPCDKPLFPQVLQDGTLFWSGSKRCPQPLQFDPNQGMHFLYVLAAANLYSQMHGLPGSRDQTALRELLRLLPEPDSAHPNLISADTLTPAELGPEQLKELQESLEDWSKGPPLKPVLFGKEDDDNFHEDFVVAASNLRAQNYGILLVSRAQIKQTVGQIIPAVATSTAVVAGLLGLELYKVVSGPRPLSTFRQSYLHLAENYFIRSVPSAPALQSFHHLKWTCWCRLKVPAGQPERTLESLLAHIQKEYGLKVKMLLHGQAVLYSAQWSSEKQTQRLGLRVTELVRQVTSWEPEPGQRVLVLELSCEGEEDETVFPPLHYELRQGSHHPATRP, encoded by the exons ATGGATGGGGAGCTATACTCGAGGCAGCT GTATGTTCTGGGGCTGCCCGCTATGCAGAGGATCCGGGGAGCCAATGTCTTGCTATCAGGCCTGCGGGGCCTAGGAGCtgaggtggccaagaacctggtGCTTATGGGTGTAGGCAGCCTCACCCTGCATGATCCCCATCCCACCTGCTGGGCTGACCTGGCTGCTCAG TTTTTCCTCTCAGAAGAGAGCTTGGGAAGGAGCAGAGCTGAGGCCTCTCACGCGCTCTTGGCTCAGCTCAATGAAGCTGTCCAGATCTCCGTCCATACAGGTGACATCACTGAGGACCTCCTGCTGGCTTTCCAG GTAGTGGTGCTGACTGACTCCGAACTAGAGGAGCAGCTGAAGGTGGGAGCCTTCTGCCACAAGCATGGAGTCCACTTTCTGGTGGCTGAAACCCGGGGCCTTGTCGG GCGGTTGTTCTGTGACTTTGGTGAGGACTTCATTGTTGAGGACCCTACAGAGGTAGAACCCGTGACAGCTGCCATCCAGGACATCTCCCAG GGGTTGCCTGGCATTGTCACTCTGCGAGGAGACACCAACAGACATCCCTTCAATGATGGGGACTTGGTGACTTTCTCAGGCATCGAAGGCATGGTTGAACTGAACAGTTGCTCTCCCCAGCCTGTCCGTGTGCAGA AAGATGGGTCCTTGGAGATTGGAGACACAACAGCTTTCTCCCGTTACTTGCGTGGTGGGGTTGTCACTGAAGTCAAGATGCCCAAGACTGTGAGGCAT AAGTCCTTGGACATAGCTCTGCTGCAGCCCCGGGTGGTGGTCCAGAATTCTCAGGAACTACAACGTGCGCACTGCCTGCATCGGGCCTTCCATGCACTGCACAAGTTCCAGCAACTTCACGGCCGGCTCCCCAAGCCCTGGGATCCC GTTGATGCGGAGGCCGTGGTGGGCCTGGCCCAGAGCCTGGAGCCACTAAAAGGGACAAAAGAAGAATCACTGGATGAGGCTCTACTTCGGAGAATTGCCCTGAGTAGTGCTGGTACCTTAAGCCCCATGGCAGCCATTCTAGGGGGCGTGGCTGCCCAGGAAGTCCTGAAG GCAATCTCCAGGAAGTTCATGCCCCTGGACCAGTGGCTGTACTTCGATGCCCTTGAATGTCTTCCAGAAGATGAGGCGCTCCTTCCCAATCCTGAGGACTGTCGTCTG AGAAACTGCAGATACGATGGGCAAATTGCTGTGTTTGGGACCGGTTTTCAGGAGAAACTGAGCTGCCAACACTATCTCTTG GTGGGAGCTGGTGCCATCGGCTGTGAGATGCTCAAAGGTTTTGCCCTAGTGGGCCTGGGAGTCGGGGCTAATGGAGGCGTGACTGTGGCTGACATGGACCACATAGAACGCTCCAACCTCAGCAGGCAGTTCCTCTTCAGGCCTCAGGACATTGGG aggCCCAAGGCAGAGGTGGCTGTAACAGCAGCCCAGCGTCTAAACCCAGACCTAAACGTGACCTCGTGTACCTACCCGCTGGATCCCACCACAGAGCACATCTATGGTGACGACTTCTTCTCCAGGGTGGACGGCGTGGTTGCTGCTTTGGACAGCTTCGAGGCCC GGCACTATGTTGCTGCCCGATGCACCCACTACCTGAGACCACTGCTGGAGGCGGGCACACGGGGAACCCGGGGGAGTGCTTCAGTGTTTGTGCCGAATGTGACCGATGCCTACAagggtcctgcctcagctgcagcGTCGGAGGGTGCTTCCTATCCTCTGTGCACCTTGCGGTATTTCCCCAGCACAGTGGAGCACATCCTGCAG tgggCCCGGGATGAATTTGAGGGACTCTTCAGACAATCTGCAGAGACCATCAACTGCTACCAAGA GACAGGCACTTCCGTGTTGGCCATGGATCGGACAACCTTACTGCGGCAAGTGATGGGTGTCCTGAAAATGCGCCCACGGACCTGGCAAGACTGCGTGGCGTGGGCTCTAGGCCACTGGCAACTCTGCTTCCATGACGGCATTGTAGAGCTGCTGAGACACCTCCCATGTGATAAA CCTCTGTTTCCTCAGGTGCTTCAGGATGGAACTCTGTTCTGGTCGGGATCCAAAAGGTGTCCACAGCCCTTGCAATTTGACCCCAACCAA GGCATGCATTTCCTCTACGTGCTGGCTGCTGCCAACCTGTATTCACAAATGCATGGGCTGCCTGGCTCACGAGACCAGACTGCACTCAGGGAACTGCTGAGGCTGCTGCCAGAGCCTGATTCCGCGCACCCCAACCTCATCTCTGCTGACACTTTAACTCCTGCTGAGCTTG GCCCCGAGCAGTTGAAGGAACTGCAGGAATCCTTAGAAGACTGGAGCAAGGGCCCTCCGCTGAAAcctgtgctgtttgggaag GAGGATGACGACAACTTCCACGAGGACTTTGTGGTTGCAGCGTCTAACTTGCGAGCTCAGAACTACGGGATCCTACTGGTCAGCCGTGCTCAG ATCAAGCAAACCGTGGGCCAGATTATCCCAGCTGTTGCCACCAGTACAGCAGTTGTGGCGGGCTTATTAGGCCTGGAGCTGTATAAGGTGGTGAGTGGGCCACGGCCCCTTAGTACCTTCCGTCAAAGCTATCTGCACCTGGCTGAAAACTACTTCATCCGATCAGTGCCTTCCGCCCCAGCCCTCCAGTCG TTCCATCACCTGAAATGGACCTGTTGGTGCCGCCTGAAGGTGCCCGCTGGGCAGCCTGAGAGGACCCTGGAATC
- the Uba7 gene encoding ubiquitin-like modifier-activating enzyme 7 isoform X2 yields MDGELYSRQLYVLGLPAMQRIRGANVLLSGLRGLGAEVAKNLVLMGVGSLTLHDPHPTCWADLAAQFFLSEESLGRSRAEASHALLAQLNEAVQISVHTGDITEDLLLAFQVVVLTDSELEEQLKVGAFCHKHGVHFLVAETRGLVGRLFCDFGEDFIVEDPTEVEPVTAAIQDISQGLPGIVTLRGDTNRHPFNDGDLVTFSGIEGMVELNSCSPQPVRVQNGSLEIGDTTAFSRYLRGGVVTEVKMPKTVRHKSLDIALLQPRVVVQNSQELQRAHCLHRAFHALHKFQQLHGRLPKPWDPVDAEAVVGLAQSLEPLKGTKEESLDEALLRRIALSSAGTLSPMAAILGGVAAQEVLKAISRKFMPLDQWLYFDALECLPEDEALLPNPEDCRLRNCRYDGQIAVFGTGFQEKLSCQHYLLVGAGAIGCEMLKGFALVGLGVGANGGVTVADMDHIERSNLSRQFLFRPQDIGRPKAEVAVTAAQRLNPDLNVTSCTYPLDPTTEHIYGDDFFSRVDGVVAALDSFEARHYVAARCTHYLRPLLEAGTRGTRGSASVFVPNVTDAYKGPASAAASEGASYPLCTLRYFPSTVEHILQWARDEFEGLFRQSAETINCYQETGTSVLAMDRTTLLRQVMGVLKMRPRTWQDCVAWALGHWQLCFHDGIVELLRHLPCDKPLFPQVLQDGTLFWSGSKRCPQPLQFDPNQGMHFLYVLAAANLYSQMHGLPGSRDQTALRELLRLLPEPDSAHPNLISADTLTPAELGPEQLKELQESLEDWSKGPPLKPVLFGKEDDDNFHEDFVVAASNLRAQNYGILLVSRAQIKQTVGQIIPAVATSTAVVAGLLGLELYKVVSGPRPLSTFRQSYLHLAENYFIRSVPSAPALQSFHHLKWTCWCRLKVPAGQPERTLESLLAHIQKEYGLKVKMLLHGQAVLYSAQWSSEKQTQRLGLRVTELVRQVTSWEPEPGQRVLVLELSCEGEEDETVFPPLHYELRQGSHHPATRP; encoded by the exons ATGGATGGGGAGCTATACTCGAGGCAGCT GTATGTTCTGGGGCTGCCCGCTATGCAGAGGATCCGGGGAGCCAATGTCTTGCTATCAGGCCTGCGGGGCCTAGGAGCtgaggtggccaagaacctggtGCTTATGGGTGTAGGCAGCCTCACCCTGCATGATCCCCATCCCACCTGCTGGGCTGACCTGGCTGCTCAG TTTTTCCTCTCAGAAGAGAGCTTGGGAAGGAGCAGAGCTGAGGCCTCTCACGCGCTCTTGGCTCAGCTCAATGAAGCTGTCCAGATCTCCGTCCATACAGGTGACATCACTGAGGACCTCCTGCTGGCTTTCCAG GTAGTGGTGCTGACTGACTCCGAACTAGAGGAGCAGCTGAAGGTGGGAGCCTTCTGCCACAAGCATGGAGTCCACTTTCTGGTGGCTGAAACCCGGGGCCTTGTCGG GCGGTTGTTCTGTGACTTTGGTGAGGACTTCATTGTTGAGGACCCTACAGAGGTAGAACCCGTGACAGCTGCCATCCAGGACATCTCCCAG GGGTTGCCTGGCATTGTCACTCTGCGAGGAGACACCAACAGACATCCCTTCAATGATGGGGACTTGGTGACTTTCTCAGGCATCGAAGGCATGGTTGAACTGAACAGTTGCTCTCCCCAGCCTGTCCGTGTGCAGA ATGGGTCCTTGGAGATTGGAGACACAACAGCTTTCTCCCGTTACTTGCGTGGTGGGGTTGTCACTGAAGTCAAGATGCCCAAGACTGTGAGGCAT AAGTCCTTGGACATAGCTCTGCTGCAGCCCCGGGTGGTGGTCCAGAATTCTCAGGAACTACAACGTGCGCACTGCCTGCATCGGGCCTTCCATGCACTGCACAAGTTCCAGCAACTTCACGGCCGGCTCCCCAAGCCCTGGGATCCC GTTGATGCGGAGGCCGTGGTGGGCCTGGCCCAGAGCCTGGAGCCACTAAAAGGGACAAAAGAAGAATCACTGGATGAGGCTCTACTTCGGAGAATTGCCCTGAGTAGTGCTGGTACCTTAAGCCCCATGGCAGCCATTCTAGGGGGCGTGGCTGCCCAGGAAGTCCTGAAG GCAATCTCCAGGAAGTTCATGCCCCTGGACCAGTGGCTGTACTTCGATGCCCTTGAATGTCTTCCAGAAGATGAGGCGCTCCTTCCCAATCCTGAGGACTGTCGTCTG AGAAACTGCAGATACGATGGGCAAATTGCTGTGTTTGGGACCGGTTTTCAGGAGAAACTGAGCTGCCAACACTATCTCTTG GTGGGAGCTGGTGCCATCGGCTGTGAGATGCTCAAAGGTTTTGCCCTAGTGGGCCTGGGAGTCGGGGCTAATGGAGGCGTGACTGTGGCTGACATGGACCACATAGAACGCTCCAACCTCAGCAGGCAGTTCCTCTTCAGGCCTCAGGACATTGGG aggCCCAAGGCAGAGGTGGCTGTAACAGCAGCCCAGCGTCTAAACCCAGACCTAAACGTGACCTCGTGTACCTACCCGCTGGATCCCACCACAGAGCACATCTATGGTGACGACTTCTTCTCCAGGGTGGACGGCGTGGTTGCTGCTTTGGACAGCTTCGAGGCCC GGCACTATGTTGCTGCCCGATGCACCCACTACCTGAGACCACTGCTGGAGGCGGGCACACGGGGAACCCGGGGGAGTGCTTCAGTGTTTGTGCCGAATGTGACCGATGCCTACAagggtcctgcctcagctgcagcGTCGGAGGGTGCTTCCTATCCTCTGTGCACCTTGCGGTATTTCCCCAGCACAGTGGAGCACATCCTGCAG tgggCCCGGGATGAATTTGAGGGACTCTTCAGACAATCTGCAGAGACCATCAACTGCTACCAAGA GACAGGCACTTCCGTGTTGGCCATGGATCGGACAACCTTACTGCGGCAAGTGATGGGTGTCCTGAAAATGCGCCCACGGACCTGGCAAGACTGCGTGGCGTGGGCTCTAGGCCACTGGCAACTCTGCTTCCATGACGGCATTGTAGAGCTGCTGAGACACCTCCCATGTGATAAA CCTCTGTTTCCTCAGGTGCTTCAGGATGGAACTCTGTTCTGGTCGGGATCCAAAAGGTGTCCACAGCCCTTGCAATTTGACCCCAACCAA GGCATGCATTTCCTCTACGTGCTGGCTGCTGCCAACCTGTATTCACAAATGCATGGGCTGCCTGGCTCACGAGACCAGACTGCACTCAGGGAACTGCTGAGGCTGCTGCCAGAGCCTGATTCCGCGCACCCCAACCTCATCTCTGCTGACACTTTAACTCCTGCTGAGCTTG GCCCCGAGCAGTTGAAGGAACTGCAGGAATCCTTAGAAGACTGGAGCAAGGGCCCTCCGCTGAAAcctgtgctgtttgggaag GAGGATGACGACAACTTCCACGAGGACTTTGTGGTTGCAGCGTCTAACTTGCGAGCTCAGAACTACGGGATCCTACTGGTCAGCCGTGCTCAG ATCAAGCAAACCGTGGGCCAGATTATCCCAGCTGTTGCCACCAGTACAGCAGTTGTGGCGGGCTTATTAGGCCTGGAGCTGTATAAGGTGGTGAGTGGGCCACGGCCCCTTAGTACCTTCCGTCAAAGCTATCTGCACCTGGCTGAAAACTACTTCATCCGATCAGTGCCTTCCGCCCCAGCCCTCCAGTCG TTCCATCACCTGAAATGGACCTGTTGGTGCCGCCTGAAGGTGCCCGCTGGGCAGCCTGAGAGGACCCTGGAATC
- the Uba7 gene encoding ubiquitin-like modifier-activating enzyme 7 isoform X4 translates to MDGELYSRQLYVLGLPAMQRIRGANVLLSGLRGLGAEVAKNLVLMGVGSLTLHDPHPTCWADLAAQFFLSEESLGRSRAEASHALLAQLNEAVQISVHTGDITEDLLLAFQVVVLTDSELEEQLKVGAFCHKHGVHFLVAETRGLVGRLFCDFGEDFIVEDPTEVEPVTAAIQDISQGLPGIVTLRGDTNRHPFNDGDLVTFSGIEGMVELNSCSPQPVRVQNGSLEIGDTTAFSRYLRGGVVTEVKMPKTVRHKSLDIALLQPRVVVQNSQELQRAHCLHRAFHALHKFQQLHGRLPKPWDPVDAEAVVGLAQSLEPLKGTKEESLDEALLRRIALSSAGTLSPMAAILGGVAAQEVLKAISRKFMPLDQWLYFDALECLPEDEALLPNPEDCRLRNCRYDGQIAVFGTGFQEKLSCQHYLLVGAGAIGCEMLKGFALVGLGVGANGGVTVADMDHIERSNLSRQFLFRPQDIGRPKAEVAVTAAQRLNPDLNVTSCTYPLDPTTEHIYGDDFFSRVDGVVAALDSFEARHYVAARCTHYLRPLLEAGTRGTRGSASVFVPNVTDAYKGPASAAASEGASYPLCTLRYFPSTVEHILQWARDEFEGLFRQSAETINCYQETGTSVLAMDRTTLLRQVMGVLKMRPRTWQDCVAWALGHWQLCFHDGIVELLRHLPCDKVLQDGTLFWSGSKRCPQPLQFDPNQGMHFLYVLAAANLYSQMHGLPGSRDQTALRELLRLLPEPDSAHPNLISADTLTPAELGPEQLKELQESLEDWSKGPPLKPVLFGKEDDDNFHEDFVVAASNLRAQNYGILLVSRAQIKQTVGQIIPAVATSTAVVAGLLGLELYKVVSGPRPLSTFRQSYLHLAENYFIRSVPSAPALQSFHHLKWTCWCRLKVPAGQPERTLESLLAHIQKEYGLKVKMLLHGQAVLYSAQWSSEKQTQRLGLRVTELVRQVTSWEPEPGQRVLVLELSCEGEEDETVFPPLHYELRQGSHHPATRP, encoded by the exons ATGGATGGGGAGCTATACTCGAGGCAGCT GTATGTTCTGGGGCTGCCCGCTATGCAGAGGATCCGGGGAGCCAATGTCTTGCTATCAGGCCTGCGGGGCCTAGGAGCtgaggtggccaagaacctggtGCTTATGGGTGTAGGCAGCCTCACCCTGCATGATCCCCATCCCACCTGCTGGGCTGACCTGGCTGCTCAG TTTTTCCTCTCAGAAGAGAGCTTGGGAAGGAGCAGAGCTGAGGCCTCTCACGCGCTCTTGGCTCAGCTCAATGAAGCTGTCCAGATCTCCGTCCATACAGGTGACATCACTGAGGACCTCCTGCTGGCTTTCCAG GTAGTGGTGCTGACTGACTCCGAACTAGAGGAGCAGCTGAAGGTGGGAGCCTTCTGCCACAAGCATGGAGTCCACTTTCTGGTGGCTGAAACCCGGGGCCTTGTCGG GCGGTTGTTCTGTGACTTTGGTGAGGACTTCATTGTTGAGGACCCTACAGAGGTAGAACCCGTGACAGCTGCCATCCAGGACATCTCCCAG GGGTTGCCTGGCATTGTCACTCTGCGAGGAGACACCAACAGACATCCCTTCAATGATGGGGACTTGGTGACTTTCTCAGGCATCGAAGGCATGGTTGAACTGAACAGTTGCTCTCCCCAGCCTGTCCGTGTGCAGA ATGGGTCCTTGGAGATTGGAGACACAACAGCTTTCTCCCGTTACTTGCGTGGTGGGGTTGTCACTGAAGTCAAGATGCCCAAGACTGTGAGGCAT AAGTCCTTGGACATAGCTCTGCTGCAGCCCCGGGTGGTGGTCCAGAATTCTCAGGAACTACAACGTGCGCACTGCCTGCATCGGGCCTTCCATGCACTGCACAAGTTCCAGCAACTTCACGGCCGGCTCCCCAAGCCCTGGGATCCC GTTGATGCGGAGGCCGTGGTGGGCCTGGCCCAGAGCCTGGAGCCACTAAAAGGGACAAAAGAAGAATCACTGGATGAGGCTCTACTTCGGAGAATTGCCCTGAGTAGTGCTGGTACCTTAAGCCCCATGGCAGCCATTCTAGGGGGCGTGGCTGCCCAGGAAGTCCTGAAG GCAATCTCCAGGAAGTTCATGCCCCTGGACCAGTGGCTGTACTTCGATGCCCTTGAATGTCTTCCAGAAGATGAGGCGCTCCTTCCCAATCCTGAGGACTGTCGTCTG AGAAACTGCAGATACGATGGGCAAATTGCTGTGTTTGGGACCGGTTTTCAGGAGAAACTGAGCTGCCAACACTATCTCTTG GTGGGAGCTGGTGCCATCGGCTGTGAGATGCTCAAAGGTTTTGCCCTAGTGGGCCTGGGAGTCGGGGCTAATGGAGGCGTGACTGTGGCTGACATGGACCACATAGAACGCTCCAACCTCAGCAGGCAGTTCCTCTTCAGGCCTCAGGACATTGGG aggCCCAAGGCAGAGGTGGCTGTAACAGCAGCCCAGCGTCTAAACCCAGACCTAAACGTGACCTCGTGTACCTACCCGCTGGATCCCACCACAGAGCACATCTATGGTGACGACTTCTTCTCCAGGGTGGACGGCGTGGTTGCTGCTTTGGACAGCTTCGAGGCCC GGCACTATGTTGCTGCCCGATGCACCCACTACCTGAGACCACTGCTGGAGGCGGGCACACGGGGAACCCGGGGGAGTGCTTCAGTGTTTGTGCCGAATGTGACCGATGCCTACAagggtcctgcctcagctgcagcGTCGGAGGGTGCTTCCTATCCTCTGTGCACCTTGCGGTATTTCCCCAGCACAGTGGAGCACATCCTGCAG tgggCCCGGGATGAATTTGAGGGACTCTTCAGACAATCTGCAGAGACCATCAACTGCTACCAAGA GACAGGCACTTCCGTGTTGGCCATGGATCGGACAACCTTACTGCGGCAAGTGATGGGTGTCCTGAAAATGCGCCCACGGACCTGGCAAGACTGCGTGGCGTGGGCTCTAGGCCACTGGCAACTCTGCTTCCATGACGGCATTGTAGAGCTGCTGAGACACCTCCCATGTGATAAA GTGCTTCAGGATGGAACTCTGTTCTGGTCGGGATCCAAAAGGTGTCCACAGCCCTTGCAATTTGACCCCAACCAA GGCATGCATTTCCTCTACGTGCTGGCTGCTGCCAACCTGTATTCACAAATGCATGGGCTGCCTGGCTCACGAGACCAGACTGCACTCAGGGAACTGCTGAGGCTGCTGCCAGAGCCTGATTCCGCGCACCCCAACCTCATCTCTGCTGACACTTTAACTCCTGCTGAGCTTG GCCCCGAGCAGTTGAAGGAACTGCAGGAATCCTTAGAAGACTGGAGCAAGGGCCCTCCGCTGAAAcctgtgctgtttgggaag GAGGATGACGACAACTTCCACGAGGACTTTGTGGTTGCAGCGTCTAACTTGCGAGCTCAGAACTACGGGATCCTACTGGTCAGCCGTGCTCAG ATCAAGCAAACCGTGGGCCAGATTATCCCAGCTGTTGCCACCAGTACAGCAGTTGTGGCGGGCTTATTAGGCCTGGAGCTGTATAAGGTGGTGAGTGGGCCACGGCCCCTTAGTACCTTCCGTCAAAGCTATCTGCACCTGGCTGAAAACTACTTCATCCGATCAGTGCCTTCCGCCCCAGCCCTCCAGTCG TTCCATCACCTGAAATGGACCTGTTGGTGCCGCCTGAAGGTGCCCGCTGGGCAGCCTGAGAGGACCCTGGAATC
- the Uba7 gene encoding ubiquitin-like modifier-activating enzyme 7 isoform X5: MDGELYSRQLYVLGLPAMQRIRGANVLLSGLRGLGAEVAKNLVLMGVGSLTLHDPHPTCWADLAAQFFLSEESLGRSRAEASHALLAQLNEAVQISVHTGDITEDLLLAFQVVVLTDSELEEQLKVGAFCHKHGVHFLVAETRGLVGRLFCDFGEDFIVEDPTEVEPVTAAIQDISQGLPGIVTLRGDTNRHPFNDGDLVTFSGIEGMVELNSCSPQPVRVQKDGSLEIGDTTAFSRYLRGGVVTEVKMPKTVRHKSLDIALLQPRVVVQNSQELQRAHCLHRAFHALHKFQQLHGRLPKPWDPVDAEAVVGLAQSLEPLKGTKEESLDEALLRRIALSSAGTLSPMAAILGGVAAQEVLKAISRKFMPLDQWLYFDALECLPEDEALLPNPEDCRLRNCRYDGQIAVFGTGFQEKLSCQHYLLVGAGAIGCEMLKGFALVGLGVGANGGVTVADMDHIERSNLSRQFLFRPQDIGRPKAEVAVTAAQRLNPDLNVTSCTYPLDPTTEHIYGDDFFSRVDGVVAALDSFEARHYVAARCTHYLRPLLEAGTRGTRGSASVFVPNVTDAYKGPASAAASEGASYPLCTLRYFPSTVEHILQWARDEFEGLFRQSAETINCYQETGTSVLAMDRTTLLRQVMGVLKMRPRTWQDCVAWALGHWQLCFHDGIVELLRHLPCDKPLFPQVLQDGTLFWSGSKRCPQPLQFDPNQGMHFLYVLAAANLYSQMHGLPGSRDQTALRELLRLLPEPDSAHPNLISADTLTPAELGPEQLKELQESLEDWSKGPPLKPVLFGKAMGAAPAPCTSSAPCGKGEDGSYPLTKPYKDQSVASSWPWGGIPPQSQYLRDRDATSALTLL, encoded by the exons ATGGATGGGGAGCTATACTCGAGGCAGCT GTATGTTCTGGGGCTGCCCGCTATGCAGAGGATCCGGGGAGCCAATGTCTTGCTATCAGGCCTGCGGGGCCTAGGAGCtgaggtggccaagaacctggtGCTTATGGGTGTAGGCAGCCTCACCCTGCATGATCCCCATCCCACCTGCTGGGCTGACCTGGCTGCTCAG TTTTTCCTCTCAGAAGAGAGCTTGGGAAGGAGCAGAGCTGAGGCCTCTCACGCGCTCTTGGCTCAGCTCAATGAAGCTGTCCAGATCTCCGTCCATACAGGTGACATCACTGAGGACCTCCTGCTGGCTTTCCAG GTAGTGGTGCTGACTGACTCCGAACTAGAGGAGCAGCTGAAGGTGGGAGCCTTCTGCCACAAGCATGGAGTCCACTTTCTGGTGGCTGAAACCCGGGGCCTTGTCGG GCGGTTGTTCTGTGACTTTGGTGAGGACTTCATTGTTGAGGACCCTACAGAGGTAGAACCCGTGACAGCTGCCATCCAGGACATCTCCCAG GGGTTGCCTGGCATTGTCACTCTGCGAGGAGACACCAACAGACATCCCTTCAATGATGGGGACTTGGTGACTTTCTCAGGCATCGAAGGCATGGTTGAACTGAACAGTTGCTCTCCCCAGCCTGTCCGTGTGCAGA AAGATGGGTCCTTGGAGATTGGAGACACAACAGCTTTCTCCCGTTACTTGCGTGGTGGGGTTGTCACTGAAGTCAAGATGCCCAAGACTGTGAGGCAT AAGTCCTTGGACATAGCTCTGCTGCAGCCCCGGGTGGTGGTCCAGAATTCTCAGGAACTACAACGTGCGCACTGCCTGCATCGGGCCTTCCATGCACTGCACAAGTTCCAGCAACTTCACGGCCGGCTCCCCAAGCCCTGGGATCCC GTTGATGCGGAGGCCGTGGTGGGCCTGGCCCAGAGCCTGGAGCCACTAAAAGGGACAAAAGAAGAATCACTGGATGAGGCTCTACTTCGGAGAATTGCCCTGAGTAGTGCTGGTACCTTAAGCCCCATGGCAGCCATTCTAGGGGGCGTGGCTGCCCAGGAAGTCCTGAAG GCAATCTCCAGGAAGTTCATGCCCCTGGACCAGTGGCTGTACTTCGATGCCCTTGAATGTCTTCCAGAAGATGAGGCGCTCCTTCCCAATCCTGAGGACTGTCGTCTG AGAAACTGCAGATACGATGGGCAAATTGCTGTGTTTGGGACCGGTTTTCAGGAGAAACTGAGCTGCCAACACTATCTCTTG GTGGGAGCTGGTGCCATCGGCTGTGAGATGCTCAAAGGTTTTGCCCTAGTGGGCCTGGGAGTCGGGGCTAATGGAGGCGTGACTGTGGCTGACATGGACCACATAGAACGCTCCAACCTCAGCAGGCAGTTCCTCTTCAGGCCTCAGGACATTGGG aggCCCAAGGCAGAGGTGGCTGTAACAGCAGCCCAGCGTCTAAACCCAGACCTAAACGTGACCTCGTGTACCTACCCGCTGGATCCCACCACAGAGCACATCTATGGTGACGACTTCTTCTCCAGGGTGGACGGCGTGGTTGCTGCTTTGGACAGCTTCGAGGCCC GGCACTATGTTGCTGCCCGATGCACCCACTACCTGAGACCACTGCTGGAGGCGGGCACACGGGGAACCCGGGGGAGTGCTTCAGTGTTTGTGCCGAATGTGACCGATGCCTACAagggtcctgcctcagctgcagcGTCGGAGGGTGCTTCCTATCCTCTGTGCACCTTGCGGTATTTCCCCAGCACAGTGGAGCACATCCTGCAG tgggCCCGGGATGAATTTGAGGGACTCTTCAGACAATCTGCAGAGACCATCAACTGCTACCAAGA GACAGGCACTTCCGTGTTGGCCATGGATCGGACAACCTTACTGCGGCAAGTGATGGGTGTCCTGAAAATGCGCCCACGGACCTGGCAAGACTGCGTGGCGTGGGCTCTAGGCCACTGGCAACTCTGCTTCCATGACGGCATTGTAGAGCTGCTGAGACACCTCCCATGTGATAAA CCTCTGTTTCCTCAGGTGCTTCAGGATGGAACTCTGTTCTGGTCGGGATCCAAAAGGTGTCCACAGCCCTTGCAATTTGACCCCAACCAA GGCATGCATTTCCTCTACGTGCTGGCTGCTGCCAACCTGTATTCACAAATGCATGGGCTGCCTGGCTCACGAGACCAGACTGCACTCAGGGAACTGCTGAGGCTGCTGCCAGAGCCTGATTCCGCGCACCCCAACCTCATCTCTGCTGACACTTTAACTCCTGCTGAGCTTG GCCCCGAGCAGTTGAAGGAACTGCAGGAATCCTTAGAAGACTGGAGCAAGGGCCCTCCGCTGAAAcctgtgctgtttgggaag GCCATGGGAGCGGCCCCCGCCCCATGCACCTCATCTGCACCGTGTGGTAAAGGAGAAGATGGTAGCTACCCACTCACAAAACCGTACAAAGACCAGTCAGTGGCATCCAGTTGGCCATGGGGAGGGATACCACCGCAGAGCCAATACCTCCGTGACAGGGACGCCACCTCAGCGCTAACACTGCTGTGA